GTACAGCCCCACCACCCGCACGCTCACGCGCATCAAGGGGCAGGATCGCAAGGTGCTCCTCACCGAGTGCGACGAGCTGGAGTTTCGCATGTTTCAGCGCAACACCACGCCGGGCACGTTTGATTTGGTGCCCTCCAGCGACGTTCTGGAAGGCAAAGCTATAGACATCAGTTGGGTGTGCTCCCGCAAATTGCTGGGCGTGCGCTTCAACACGGAGAGCGTGCAGACCGCCCGCGTCATCATCCGCAAGCAACAAGCCACCCGCTATTAACCCCTTTTGAGGCGACCATGAAAATAATCCTGCCATCTCCACGCACGGCGCGCGGCAGCGCCCTGCTGGTCACCATGGTGGTGACCGCCATCATCGGCTTCAGCCTGGCCAGTTACCTGACGCTGGTGAGCGCGCAAAACCGCTCGGTGGTGCGCTCGCAGACGTGGAACAGCACCATTCCCATCATTGAGGCCGGCATTGAAGAGGCGCTGGCGCACCTGAACAAAAATGGCCTGACCAACCTCTTCACCCAGGGCTGGCGTAATGAATACGGCTATGCCGTCCGCAAACGCTGGCTGGGCGACTGCCGCTACATGGTGGCCATTACGCCCACAGTGCGGCCGGTCATTGAATGCACCGCCTGGGCGCCGGCGCCCATACTCTTTGCCGACAACTCCGCCCATTCCACCCTCCTGGCCCAGGCTGGCACCGCCGGCTGGAGGAACCGCACCTACGTCTATCGCACCGTCCGCGTGAACACCCGGGGCGGCCCGCTGTTTGCCCGCGGCATGGTGGCCAAGGGCAGCATCAATCTCAACGGCAACAATGTCAGCTCCGACAGTTTTGATTCCGCAGACCCGAACTTCAGCACCAATGGACGCTATGATGGAAACAAGCGCAACGACAACGGGGATGTGGCCACCAATTCCGGGGGTAATGTCTTCGATGCCGGCAACGCCAACATCATGGGCCGGGTGGCCACCGGCCCCGGCGGGCAGGTCAGCGTGGGCGCCAACAGCAGCATTGGCACCAAGGCCTGGGTGCTGGGCGGCAACAAAGGCATCGAACCCGGCCGCTTCACGGATGACATGAACATGGACTTCCCCGATGTGCAGGTGCCGTTTACTTCGGGCAAAAATCCACGGCTCAATGTGCCCATCTCCATCACCAACATTTCCTACGGCATGACCACCGTCACCACCCCCACTCTTCCCAGCCCCCGGCCGACCGGAACTATTACCACCAATTACGGCACCATCACCACGGACATTTTGCCCAGTCCTTTGCCGTCCGGGGGCATCATGACCACCCTGGTGGCCCGCACCAGCACGGAGTACCCCACCAACGCCATCGGCCCTGTGTCCACCTCCACCGTGGTGGTGACGGCCACGGTTTTGCCGAGTCCCCTTCCCTCGAATGTGGTGGCCGTGGTGACCAACATCACCACCGTGACCAACGTGGCCCTGCCCACCAATGGCACCTTCGTGGTCCTGCGCACCAACACCTCGGCCACGACCGTGCCGTATCCCAACTCGCCCATGCCGGATAAAAACAGCGACCCCGGCCCCTGGCAGCCGCCGTACCCCGGCACTTATGTGGGCGAAATCACCCGCTACTACAAAAACAGCAATCCCAAGGGCTGGTACCAGGATTATCAAGCCATTTCTTCTTACGTTTACCAGACCCACACCTACCGGATTACCTACAACGGCGCCTATTCCTACTTTGCCTATCAATACTCTTATCAGGTGCCCGAGTCCTACACCTACCAAATCCCCACCTCCACCAACGTCACCATCACCACCACCACCTACGACATGGTCTTTGACTCCGGCGACTACGTGGTCGCCAATCTCGGCGGCAGTGTGTACGTGGCCGGCGATGTGCGTGTCCTCGTGCAAAACAGCATGGACTTCACCGGCAAGGGCGGCATCACCATTGGCCCGCAAGGCTCGCTGAAACTCTACATGGCCGGCGCGAGCGCCAAAATTGCCGGCCAGGGCGTGCTCAACATGAACGGCAGCGCCCATGCCTTCAGTTATTACGGCCTGCCCAGCAACACCTCCCTCACCATCCAGGGCAACGGCTCCTTCATCGGCACCATCTACGCTCCCAACGCCGACTTCAAACTGGGCGGCGGCGGCAACGACACCCAGGACTTCATCGGCGCCAGTGTCACGGCGACCGTTTTCATGAATGGCCATTTCAATTTCCATTACGATGAAGACCTTGCCCGCAGAGGGCCGCAAAGCCTCTACGTCATCACCTCCTGGAATGAGATCGGCCCGGGCGAAAACGCCATCCTCCGCAATCCTGACTGGGCCTTCATAGACGAGTAAATTCAGCGCGCCCCCAACCAGGCCCTGAACCCCCAAAACCGGCCGCGCCGGGCCGCCCCACCCGGGGAGGGGGTGGCGGCCGCCCCTCCCCAATAGCGGATTTCCCATGCTCGACAGTTTCCTTTTCCGAGGCTAATAATGCCTCTTGTGTACCTGGAATACTACGGACTGAAAGAACCGCCGTTCGACCTGACGCCGAATCCGCGGTTCCTGTATTTCAGCGCCAGGCACCGCGAGGCGCTCAACCACCTCCTTTACGGCATACGCGAGCGCAAGGGGTTTGTGCAGCTCACCGGCGAGGTGGGCGCGGGCAAGACCACCATTTGCCGCGCGTTTTTGGAAAAACTTGGGCCGCAGTACGCCACCGCCCTCATCCTCAACCCTGTGCTGGACTCCGACCACCTCATGAAGGCCATTGCCATGGAGTTCGGCCTCGACACCAAAGGCCGCGACCGTCTGGAAACGCTGGCGGCCATCAATCACTTTTTGCTGGAGCAGGTCGAGCACGG
This is a stretch of genomic DNA from Fontisphaera persica. It encodes these proteins:
- a CDS encoding DUF7305 domain-containing protein, giving the protein MKIILPSPRTARGSALLVTMVVTAIIGFSLASYLTLVSAQNRSVVRSQTWNSTIPIIEAGIEEALAHLNKNGLTNLFTQGWRNEYGYAVRKRWLGDCRYMVAITPTVRPVIECTAWAPAPILFADNSAHSTLLAQAGTAGWRNRTYVYRTVRVNTRGGPLFARGMVAKGSINLNGNNVSSDSFDSADPNFSTNGRYDGNKRNDNGDVATNSGGNVFDAGNANIMGRVATGPGGQVSVGANSSIGTKAWVLGGNKGIEPGRFTDDMNMDFPDVQVPFTSGKNPRLNVPISITNISYGMTTVTTPTLPSPRPTGTITTNYGTITTDILPSPLPSGGIMTTLVARTSTEYPTNAIGPVSTSTVVVTATVLPSPLPSNVVAVVTNITTVTNVALPTNGTFVVLRTNTSATTVPYPNSPMPDKNSDPGPWQPPYPGTYVGEITRYYKNSNPKGWYQDYQAISSYVYQTHTYRITYNGAYSYFAYQYSYQVPESYTYQIPTSTNVTITTTTYDMVFDSGDYVVANLGGSVYVAGDVRVLVQNSMDFTGKGGITIGPQGSLKLYMAGASAKIAGQGVLNMNGSAHAFSYYGLPSNTSLTIQGNGSFIGTIYAPNADFKLGGGGNDTQDFIGASVTATVFMNGHFNFHYDEDLARRGPQSLYVITSWNEIGPGENAILRNPDWAFIDE